Proteins from a genomic interval of Chanodichthys erythropterus isolate Z2021 chromosome 6, ASM2448905v1, whole genome shotgun sequence:
- the ctbs gene encoding di-N-acetylchitobiase isoform X2 — MWISVSLFVLTLSVQVFVFDVGKKAWKFYDWTKVTTVAAFGQYDAELMCYAHSKGARLVLKGDVPLPDIVDPVNRTAWVQAKVKLAKIQFMDGINIDVEQAVETGSPEYYALTALVKETTESFHTEIPGSQVSFDVAWSPKCTDKRCYDYLAIADSCDLLFVMSYDEQSQIWEDCIAMANAPFNQTLTAYDQYISMNIDPNKLVMGVPWYGYDYSCLNFSKSCFTAETLFASFNNYFPLLLSDAFTDLMDGICTIPKVPFRGAPCSDASGKQIPYSIMMKQINSSISGRLWDENQRAPYYNYKDTEGRVHQVWYDDPESIALKAAYVAQHGLKGIGMWNGNLLDYSSDPIAQQQTVDMWNALIPNEHRKSAAVS, encoded by the exons ATGTGGATTTCTGTGTCACTCTTCGTGCTGACTTTGTCCGTACAG GTTTTTGTATTTGATGTTGGGAAAAAGGCTTGGAAGTTTTATGACTGGACTAAAGTGACAACAGTTGCAGCTTTTGGACAATATGATGCTGAACTCATGTGTTACGCTCACTCTAAAGGAGCTCGATTGGTCCTGAAAG GAGATGTGCCACTCCCAGATATTGTGGATCCTGTAAATAGGACAGCTTGGGTCCAGGCAAAGGTCAAGCTGGCAAAGATTCAGTTCATGGATGGAATAAACATAGACGTTGAGCAGGCGGTGGAGACCGGTTCCCCTGAATACTATGCTTTGACAGCCCTGGTCAAGGAAACCACTGAAAGTTTTCACACAGAGATCCCAGGCTCTCAG GTATCATTTGATGTGGCTTGGTCACCCAAATGCACCGATAAGCGTTGCTATGACTACCTTGCCATTGCCGATTCATGCGATCTCTTGTTTGTTATGTCCTATGATGAGCAAAGCCAGATCTGGGAGGATTGTATAGCCATGGCCAATGCCCCCTTCAATCAGACATTGACAG CCTATGATCAATACATCAGCATGAACATTGACCCAAATAAACTTGTGATGGGTGTTCCATGGTATGGTTATGACTACAGCTGCCTAAATTTCTCAAAG agctgctttacagccgaaactctgtttgcatcatttaataattatttccCATTATTGTTATCAGATGCGTTCACAGATTTAATg GATGGAATATGTACAATTCCAAAAGTGCCATTCAGAGGGGCTCCATGTAGTGATGCATCCGGCAAACAAATTCCATACAGCATCATGATGAAACAGATCAACAGCTCAATATCAGGAAGACTGTGGGATGAAAACCAGCGAGCTCCATATTATAATTACAAG GACACAGAAGGCAGGGTCCATCAGGTGTGGTATGATGACCCAGAAAGCATTGCTCTGAAAGCTGCCTATGTGGCACAGCATGGTCTGAAAGGAATCGGAATGTGGAATGGAAATCTCTTGGACTACAGCAGTGATCCAATCGCCCAGCAACAGACTGTGGACATGTGGAACGCCCTTATACCCAATGAACACAGGAAGTCTGCTGCTGTCTCATag
- the ctbs gene encoding di-N-acetylchitobiase isoform X4 produces the protein MFAADYLVFVFDVGKKAWKFYDWTKVTTVAAFGQYDAELMCYAHSKGARLVLKGDVPLPDIVDPVNRTAWVQAKVKLAKIQFMDGINIDVEQAVETGSPEYYALTALVKETTESFHTEIPGSQVSFDVAWSPKCTDKRCYDYLAIADSCDLLFVMSYDEQSQIWEDCIAMANAPFNQTLTAYDQYISMNIDPNKLVMGVPWYGYDYSCLNFSKSCFTAETLFASFNNYFPLLLSDAFTDLMDGICTIPKVPFRGAPCSDASGKQIPYSIMMKQINSSISGRLWDENQRAPYYNYKDTEGRVHQVWYDDPESIALKAAYVAQHGLKGIGMWNGNLLDYSSDPIAQQQTVDMWNALIPNEHRKSAAVS, from the exons ATGTTCGCCGCAGATTATCTG GTTTTTGTATTTGATGTTGGGAAAAAGGCTTGGAAGTTTTATGACTGGACTAAAGTGACAACAGTTGCAGCTTTTGGACAATATGATGCTGAACTCATGTGTTACGCTCACTCTAAAGGAGCTCGATTGGTCCTGAAAG GAGATGTGCCACTCCCAGATATTGTGGATCCTGTAAATAGGACAGCTTGGGTCCAGGCAAAGGTCAAGCTGGCAAAGATTCAGTTCATGGATGGAATAAACATAGACGTTGAGCAGGCGGTGGAGACCGGTTCCCCTGAATACTATGCTTTGACAGCCCTGGTCAAGGAAACCACTGAAAGTTTTCACACAGAGATCCCAGGCTCTCAG GTATCATTTGATGTGGCTTGGTCACCCAAATGCACCGATAAGCGTTGCTATGACTACCTTGCCATTGCCGATTCATGCGATCTCTTGTTTGTTATGTCCTATGATGAGCAAAGCCAGATCTGGGAGGATTGTATAGCCATGGCCAATGCCCCCTTCAATCAGACATTGACAG CCTATGATCAATACATCAGCATGAACATTGACCCAAATAAACTTGTGATGGGTGTTCCATGGTATGGTTATGACTACAGCTGCCTAAATTTCTCAAAG agctgctttacagccgaaactctgtttgcatcatttaataattatttccCATTATTGTTATCAGATGCGTTCACAGATTTAATg GATGGAATATGTACAATTCCAAAAGTGCCATTCAGAGGGGCTCCATGTAGTGATGCATCCGGCAAACAAATTCCATACAGCATCATGATGAAACAGATCAACAGCTCAATATCAGGAAGACTGTGGGATGAAAACCAGCGAGCTCCATATTATAATTACAAG GACACAGAAGGCAGGGTCCATCAGGTGTGGTATGATGACCCAGAAAGCATTGCTCTGAAAGCTGCCTATGTGGCACAGCATGGTCTGAAAGGAATCGGAATGTGGAATGGAAATCTCTTGGACTACAGCAGTGATCCAATCGCCCAGCAACAGACTGTGGACATGTGGAACGCCCTTATACCCAATGAACACAGGAAGTCTGCTGCTGTCTCATag
- the spata1 gene encoding spermatogenesis-associated protein 1, producing the protein MFTCMGAFTQCPARSLKLWGFYECSVHPVFCSVRFYTIFVLFLIKHVELHVFFVPDDQFDRRLNKVSAQAVDTFISAGFIRVDSDVSLSDLRSDLGSFLGLDRITERYVFLKCVGRSLALVKFRQEGELTVKSFTPPFAPFPELYLLPVVENDSGLCSSSLTPDTLLSYTDHHSHDLPRPSCAPGKIKEPIKFPSINKGPQQSVLMQDSEENKSDVDAEFTDTPQLTYSSQDQMEPVNKQPDRHLTKQGGAFQVEMNTTAKKEHCFKRNNRNSGAPEAFGDSHGLARKFNSSLTLKSSEEKTDDMVLMSRPTSPLPAESSSPLSVCSLERYTQQTTTNNELIMELKLLKEQRKELEQTRQELLKKGRELLALNRHRRNQARDRWKRQYFDTKKATTLLEDTLKSVQLELHTFYSQMLQQLQARDGAKRRMQARKQSSTKLKNELIIQIMTESSEIDNLRKNVGDAKMKLATEIKLRKQAATELPSLRAELMQKRAQF; encoded by the exons ATGTTCACATGTATGGGGGCGTTCACACAATGTCCTGCACGGTCACTGAAGCTCTGGGGGTTTTATGAGTGTTCTGTTCACCCTG TTTTCTGTAGTGTGCGATTTTatactatttttgttttatttttaattaagcatGTGGAGCTGCATGTGTTTTTTGTACCTGATGATCAGTTTGATCGGAGGTTGaataaagtttcagctcaagcTGTGGACACTTTCATCTCAGCTGGATTTATCAG AGTGGATTCAGATGTGAGTCTGTCTGATCTCAGATCTGATCTTGGATCCTTTCTTGGGCTGGACAGGATCACAGAGagatatgtttttttaaaatgcgTTGGCAGAAGTTTGGCACTG GTTAAATTCAGACAAGAGGGAGAACTGACAGTAAAATCGTTCACTCCACCATTT GCTCCTTTTCCTGAGCTCTACCTTTTACCCGTGGTAGAGAATGACAGTGGCCTTTGCTCCAGCTCTCTAACCCCTGATACTTTATTAAGCTACACAGACCATCACAGTCACGATTTGCCAAGACCATCATGTGCACCTGGAAAGATAAAAGAGCCTATTAAATTTCCCTCAATCAATAAAGGGCCTCAGCAATCTGTCCTAATGCAGGATTCAGAGGAGAACAAGAGTGATGTAGACGCAGAATTCACTGACACTCCTCAGCTAACATACAGTTCACAAGATCAGATGGAACCTGTAAACAAACAGCCTG ACAGACATCTTACTAAACAGGGTGGCGCATTTCAAGTAGAAATGAATACAACTGCAAAAAAGGAACAttgttttaaaagaaacaaCAGAAACTCTGGAGCACCCGAGGCATTTGGGGATTCCCATGGACTGGCAAG GAAATTCAATAGTTCTCTGACACTGAAATCAAGTGAAGAAAAAACAGATGATATG GTTCTTATGAGTAGACCAACCTCTCCACTCCCAGCAGAGAGCAGTTCTCCACTGTCTGTCTGTTCCCTGGAACGTTATACACAACAAACTACGACTA ACAATGAGCTGATAATGGAACTCAAGCTACTCAAAGAGCAAAGGAAGGAGCTTGAACAAACAAGGCAAGAGCTTTTGAAAAAGGGTAGAGAGCTTTTAGCTCTTAACAGACATCGCAGGAACCAAG CACGCGACAGGTGGAAGAGGCAATATTTTGACACTAAGAAGGCAACAACACTTCTGGAGGACACACTTAAGAGTGTACAACTAGAACTACACACCTTCTACAGTCAAATGCTACAACAACTTCAAGCCAGAGATGGTGCAAAACGACGAATGCAAGCAAGGAAACAATCAAGCACAAAGTTGaag AATGAGTTGATAATCCAGATTATGACAGAGAGCAGTGAAATTGATAATCTAAGGAAAAATGTGGGTGATGCTAAAATGAAACTGGCTACAGAGATCAAG TTGAGAAAGCAAGCTGCCACAGAACTACCATCCCTGAGAGCAGAACTGATGCAAAAGAGAGCTCAGTTTTAA
- the ctbs gene encoding di-N-acetylchitobiase isoform X5: MCYAHSKGARLVLKGDVPLPDIVDPVNRTAWVQAKVKLAKIQFMDGINIDVEQAVETGSPEYYALTALVKETTESFHTEIPGSQVSFDVAWSPKCTDKRCYDYLAIADSCDLLFVMSYDEQSQIWEDCIAMANAPFNQTLTAYDQYISMNIDPNKLVMGVPWYGYDYSCLNFSKSCFTAETLFASFNNYFPLLLSDAFTDLMDGICTIPKVPFRGAPCSDASGKQIPYSIMMKQINSSISGRLWDENQRAPYYNYKDTEGRVHQVWYDDPESIALKAAYVAQHGLKGIGMWNGNLLDYSSDPIAQQQTVDMWNALIPNEHRKSAAVS, encoded by the exons ATGTGTTACGCTCACTCTAAAGGAGCTCGATTGGTCCTGAAAG GAGATGTGCCACTCCCAGATATTGTGGATCCTGTAAATAGGACAGCTTGGGTCCAGGCAAAGGTCAAGCTGGCAAAGATTCAGTTCATGGATGGAATAAACATAGACGTTGAGCAGGCGGTGGAGACCGGTTCCCCTGAATACTATGCTTTGACAGCCCTGGTCAAGGAAACCACTGAAAGTTTTCACACAGAGATCCCAGGCTCTCAG GTATCATTTGATGTGGCTTGGTCACCCAAATGCACCGATAAGCGTTGCTATGACTACCTTGCCATTGCCGATTCATGCGATCTCTTGTTTGTTATGTCCTATGATGAGCAAAGCCAGATCTGGGAGGATTGTATAGCCATGGCCAATGCCCCCTTCAATCAGACATTGACAG CCTATGATCAATACATCAGCATGAACATTGACCCAAATAAACTTGTGATGGGTGTTCCATGGTATGGTTATGACTACAGCTGCCTAAATTTCTCAAAG agctgctttacagccgaaactctgtttgcatcatttaataattatttccCATTATTGTTATCAGATGCGTTCACAGATTTAATg GATGGAATATGTACAATTCCAAAAGTGCCATTCAGAGGGGCTCCATGTAGTGATGCATCCGGCAAACAAATTCCATACAGCATCATGATGAAACAGATCAACAGCTCAATATCAGGAAGACTGTGGGATGAAAACCAGCGAGCTCCATATTATAATTACAAG GACACAGAAGGCAGGGTCCATCAGGTGTGGTATGATGACCCAGAAAGCATTGCTCTGAAAGCTGCCTATGTGGCACAGCATGGTCTGAAAGGAATCGGAATGTGGAATGGAAATCTCTTGGACTACAGCAGTGATCCAATCGCCCAGCAACAGACTGTGGACATGTGGAACGCCCTTATACCCAATGAACACAGGAAGTCTGCTGCTGTCTCATag
- the ctbs gene encoding di-N-acetylchitobiase isoform X3, whose amino-acid sequence MWISVSLFVLTLSVQVWSNVCPCAREELCQPIRFEPAFEVFVFDVGKKAWKFYDWTKVTTVAAFGQYDAELMCYAHSKGARLVLKGDVPLPDIVDPVNRTAWVQAKVKLAKIQFMDGINIDVEQAVETGSPEYYALTALVKETTESFHTEIPGSQVSFDVAWSPKCTDKRCYDYLAIADSCDLLFVMSYDEQSQIWEDCIAMANAPFNQTLTAYDQYISMNIDPNKLVMGVPWYGYDYSCLNFSKDGICTIPKVPFRGAPCSDASGKQIPYSIMMKQINSSISGRLWDENQRAPYYNYKDTEGRVHQVWYDDPESIALKAAYVAQHGLKGIGMWNGNLLDYSSDPIAQQQTVDMWNALIPNEHRKSAAVS is encoded by the exons ATGTGGATTTCTGTGTCACTCTTCGTGCTGACTTTGTCCGTACAGGTGTGGTCCAACGTTTGTCCTTGTGCACGGGAGGAACTCTGTCAACCCATTCGATTCGAACCGGCGTTTGAG GTTTTTGTATTTGATGTTGGGAAAAAGGCTTGGAAGTTTTATGACTGGACTAAAGTGACAACAGTTGCAGCTTTTGGACAATATGATGCTGAACTCATGTGTTACGCTCACTCTAAAGGAGCTCGATTGGTCCTGAAAG GAGATGTGCCACTCCCAGATATTGTGGATCCTGTAAATAGGACAGCTTGGGTCCAGGCAAAGGTCAAGCTGGCAAAGATTCAGTTCATGGATGGAATAAACATAGACGTTGAGCAGGCGGTGGAGACCGGTTCCCCTGAATACTATGCTTTGACAGCCCTGGTCAAGGAAACCACTGAAAGTTTTCACACAGAGATCCCAGGCTCTCAG GTATCATTTGATGTGGCTTGGTCACCCAAATGCACCGATAAGCGTTGCTATGACTACCTTGCCATTGCCGATTCATGCGATCTCTTGTTTGTTATGTCCTATGATGAGCAAAGCCAGATCTGGGAGGATTGTATAGCCATGGCCAATGCCCCCTTCAATCAGACATTGACAG CCTATGATCAATACATCAGCATGAACATTGACCCAAATAAACTTGTGATGGGTGTTCCATGGTATGGTTATGACTACAGCTGCCTAAATTTCTCAAAG GATGGAATATGTACAATTCCAAAAGTGCCATTCAGAGGGGCTCCATGTAGTGATGCATCCGGCAAACAAATTCCATACAGCATCATGATGAAACAGATCAACAGCTCAATATCAGGAAGACTGTGGGATGAAAACCAGCGAGCTCCATATTATAATTACAAG GACACAGAAGGCAGGGTCCATCAGGTGTGGTATGATGACCCAGAAAGCATTGCTCTGAAAGCTGCCTATGTGGCACAGCATGGTCTGAAAGGAATCGGAATGTGGAATGGAAATCTCTTGGACTACAGCAGTGATCCAATCGCCCAGCAACAGACTGTGGACATGTGGAACGCCCTTATACCCAATGAACACAGGAAGTCTGCTGCTGTCTCATag
- the ctbs gene encoding di-N-acetylchitobiase isoform X1 produces the protein MWISVSLFVLTLSVQVWSNVCPCAREELCQPIRFEPAFEVFVFDVGKKAWKFYDWTKVTTVAAFGQYDAELMCYAHSKGARLVLKGDVPLPDIVDPVNRTAWVQAKVKLAKIQFMDGINIDVEQAVETGSPEYYALTALVKETTESFHTEIPGSQVSFDVAWSPKCTDKRCYDYLAIADSCDLLFVMSYDEQSQIWEDCIAMANAPFNQTLTAYDQYISMNIDPNKLVMGVPWYGYDYSCLNFSKSCFTAETLFASFNNYFPLLLSDAFTDLMDGICTIPKVPFRGAPCSDASGKQIPYSIMMKQINSSISGRLWDENQRAPYYNYKDTEGRVHQVWYDDPESIALKAAYVAQHGLKGIGMWNGNLLDYSSDPIAQQQTVDMWNALIPNEHRKSAAVS, from the exons ATGTGGATTTCTGTGTCACTCTTCGTGCTGACTTTGTCCGTACAGGTGTGGTCCAACGTTTGTCCTTGTGCACGGGAGGAACTCTGTCAACCCATTCGATTCGAACCGGCGTTTGAG GTTTTTGTATTTGATGTTGGGAAAAAGGCTTGGAAGTTTTATGACTGGACTAAAGTGACAACAGTTGCAGCTTTTGGACAATATGATGCTGAACTCATGTGTTACGCTCACTCTAAAGGAGCTCGATTGGTCCTGAAAG GAGATGTGCCACTCCCAGATATTGTGGATCCTGTAAATAGGACAGCTTGGGTCCAGGCAAAGGTCAAGCTGGCAAAGATTCAGTTCATGGATGGAATAAACATAGACGTTGAGCAGGCGGTGGAGACCGGTTCCCCTGAATACTATGCTTTGACAGCCCTGGTCAAGGAAACCACTGAAAGTTTTCACACAGAGATCCCAGGCTCTCAG GTATCATTTGATGTGGCTTGGTCACCCAAATGCACCGATAAGCGTTGCTATGACTACCTTGCCATTGCCGATTCATGCGATCTCTTGTTTGTTATGTCCTATGATGAGCAAAGCCAGATCTGGGAGGATTGTATAGCCATGGCCAATGCCCCCTTCAATCAGACATTGACAG CCTATGATCAATACATCAGCATGAACATTGACCCAAATAAACTTGTGATGGGTGTTCCATGGTATGGTTATGACTACAGCTGCCTAAATTTCTCAAAG agctgctttacagccgaaactctgtttgcatcatttaataattatttccCATTATTGTTATCAGATGCGTTCACAGATTTAATg GATGGAATATGTACAATTCCAAAAGTGCCATTCAGAGGGGCTCCATGTAGTGATGCATCCGGCAAACAAATTCCATACAGCATCATGATGAAACAGATCAACAGCTCAATATCAGGAAGACTGTGGGATGAAAACCAGCGAGCTCCATATTATAATTACAAG GACACAGAAGGCAGGGTCCATCAGGTGTGGTATGATGACCCAGAAAGCATTGCTCTGAAAGCTGCCTATGTGGCACAGCATGGTCTGAAAGGAATCGGAATGTGGAATGGAAATCTCTTGGACTACAGCAGTGATCCAATCGCCCAGCAACAGACTGTGGACATGTGGAACGCCCTTATACCCAATGAACACAGGAAGTCTGCTGCTGTCTCATag